From Xenopus laevis strain J_2021 chromosome 7L, Xenopus_laevis_v10.1, whole genome shotgun sequence, one genomic window encodes:
- the pou2f3.L gene encoding POU domain, class 2, transcription factor 3 isoform X2, giving the protein MNREPDSTVEQQHGSGHLENDAERDTLDFSRQIKTEDFSEALQTGIPHRPCHLSQASMMGGGQMTGEMTSLHPLQQLVLVPSHLQSASQYLLSQSQSGQQGLYQPNHLSLPQQQGGILQPQTGLGLASQAVGRPGLPGSSLESHLEMGHLHAPKHLSVVSDEPSDLEELEKFAKTFKQRRIKLGFTQGDVGLAMGKLYGNDFSQTTISRFEALNLSFKNMCKLKPLLEKWLNDAESAPSDTALTPSANYAQLSEMFGRKRKKRTSIETNIRLTLEKRFQDNPKPSSEEISMIAEQLVMEKEVVRVWFCNRRQKEKRINCPMNLPLKSPVYNSRMVPTSGSLGSMSMTVTSSCSPGNSSRPSSPTCGLQPCSPGSSLISSKPTVNTSGYSNSSSWYRWNHSQYFH; this is encoded by the exons ATGCTGAACGAGACACGTTGGACTTTAGCAGACAG atCAAAACGGAAGATTTCAGTGAGGCACTACAGACGGGAATACCACATCGGCCATGTCACCTGTCCCAGGCTTCCATGATGGGCGGAGGACAGATGACTGGG GAAATGACTTCTTTACATCCTCTGCAGCAGCTGGTATTGGTACCCAGTCATCTACAGTCTGCCTCTCAGTATCTACTGTCACAATCCCAAAGTGGCCAACAAG GTCTTTATCAGCCAAATCATCTCTCACTCCCTCAGCAGCAAGGTGGAATCCTTCAGCCACAAACTGGTTTAGGTTTGGCTTCACAG GCAGTAGGACGTCCTGGACTTCCAGGTTCTTCTCTAGAATCCCATTTGGAAATGGGTCACCTGCACGCTCCAAAACATTTGTCTGTGGTGTCAGATGAGCCAAGTGACCTAGAAGAACTGGAGAAATTTGCAAAGACCTTCAAGCAGAGAAGAATAAAGCTGGGATTCACACAG GGCGATGTTGGACTGGCCATGGGAAAGCTCTACGGAAATGACTTTAGCCAGACAACCATATCCCGATTTGAAGCTCTTAACCTGAGTTTTAAAAACATGTGCAAGCTAAAGCCCTTGCTGGAGAAGTGGCTGAATGATGCAG AATCTGCCCCCTCGGATACTGCCTTGACTCCCAGCGCCAACTATGCCCAGCTCAGTGAAATGTTTGGGCGCAAGAGGAAGAAACGCACAAGCATTGAAACCAATATTCGTCTAACACTGGAGAAAAGGTTTCAAGAT AACCCCAAGCCAAGCTCTGAGGAGATCAGCATGATAGCAGAGCAGCTAGTGATGGAGAAAGAAGTGGTCAGGGTCTGGTTCTGCAATCGGCGACAGAAGGAAAAACGAATAAACTGCCCAATGAATCTACCACTAAAGTCCCCAGTCTACAACTCCAGAATG GTACCAACATCTGGTTCTTTGGGATCTATGTCCATGACAG TGACATCTTCTTGTTCCCCGGGGAATTCCAGTAGACCTTCCTCACCAACCTGCGGTCTCCAGCCCTGTAGTCCAGGATCATCATTAATCAGCTCCAAGCCCACAGTGAACACATCCGGTTACAGCAACTCAAG ttccTGGTATCGATGGAATCATTCCCAATATTTCCACTGA